Within the Chryseobacterium geocarposphaerae genome, the region AATTAAGTGTATTATTTGCAGCAATAATGATGATTGTGTCTGTAGGTATGGCAAAAGCTCAAAAATCGGCTACTTTAAACGTTGCGGCTGTTCTTAATGCGATGCCTGAAAAAACTAAAGCAGATGCTGATCTGAAAGCATTCATCGATAGCAAGCAAGCTGAGATTAAAAAGAAAGGAGATGCTGGTCAATTAAAAGTAAAGCAATATACTGAAGAAGCTCCTAAGAAAACTGCTGAAGAAAATAAAGCAAGAGAGGCAGAATTACAAAAACTTCAGGAAGAAATTGCTCAGATGCAGGATAAAGCAATGAAAGATAGCCAGGCTAAACAAGATGCTTTATATGCTCCTATTGAAACAAAACTAAATGCTGCCATTGAAAAAGTAGCAAAAGCAAACACAATTGACTTTGTATTAGATGCTAATTCATCTGCTCTTATTTACAAAAACGGACCAGACATCACTGCAGATGTGAAAAAAGAATTAGGTCTTAAATAATTGTAGAAATTAACAAAGAT harbors:
- a CDS encoding OmpH family outer membrane protein codes for the protein MKKLSVLFAAIMMIVSVGMAKAQKSATLNVAAVLNAMPEKTKADADLKAFIDSKQAEIKKKGDAGQLKVKQYTEEAPKKTAEENKAREAELQKLQEEIAQMQDKAMKDSQAKQDALYAPIETKLNAAIEKVAKANTIDFVLDANSSALIYKNGPDITADVKKELGLK